A region from the Dehalococcoides mccartyi CG5 genome encodes:
- a CDS encoding low molecular weight phosphatase family protein translates to MENRLQVLFVCLHNAGRSQAAEAIFNNLSGGRVVAISAGTEPSSALNPEVVAVLKEDGINTDGLKPKLLSQDMLDKASRIISMGCDVTLSCPGHLYGQEDWGITDPRGKNLAEVRLIVGGIRQKVENLLAELEKSEG, encoded by the coding sequence ATGGAAAACAGACTACAGGTTTTGTTCGTATGTTTGCATAATGCCGGCCGTTCGCAGGCGGCTGAGGCTATCTTTAATAATCTCTCTGGGGGCAGGGTTGTAGCCATTTCAGCCGGTACTGAACCATCCTCCGCCCTTAACCCGGAGGTAGTGGCGGTGCTGAAGGAAGACGGCATAAATACAGACGGGCTTAAGCCCAAACTGCTTAGTCAGGACATGCTGGATAAGGCCAGCCGCATAATAAGTATGGGTTGTGATGTTACTTTGTCCTGCCCGGGGCATTTATACGGACAGGAAGATTGGGGCATAACTGATCCAAGGGGTAAAAATCTGGCAGAAGTCCGCCTGATAGTCGGCGGTATCCGCCAAAAAGTGGAAAACCTGCTGGCGGAGCTGGAAAAATCCGAGGGTTAA
- a CDS encoding complex I 24 kDa subunit family protein — translation MESIWKEKVDGVITQSGSSRLSLLPCLEAVQEECGYIPHEAVNYLRECLSIPSIDIYGMITFYSLLSTNQKGKYVIRLCNSLPCYLNGTENILDTLVDNLGIEPGQTTLDRRFTLELVPCLGLCDQSPAMVINGVVYGKLTAQLVTEVLDELRTY, via the coding sequence ATGGAAAGTATCTGGAAAGAAAAAGTAGACGGCGTCATTACCCAGAGCGGAAGCTCTCGGCTCTCTCTCCTTCCATGTTTGGAAGCGGTTCAGGAAGAGTGCGGCTACATACCCCACGAAGCTGTAAATTATTTGAGGGAATGCTTAAGCATTCCCTCAATTGATATTTACGGTATGATTACCTTCTATAGCCTGCTCTCTACTAACCAAAAGGGAAAGTACGTGATCCGCCTGTGTAATTCGCTACCCTGTTACCTAAACGGTACGGAAAACATTCTGGATACCCTGGTGGACAACCTGGGTATAGAACCGGGCCAAACCACTCTGGATCGACGTTTTACCCTGGAGCTGGTACCCTGTCTGGGATTATGTGACCAGTCACCGGCCATGGTAATTAACGGGGTGGTTTACGGTAAGCTGACTGCTCAGTTGGTAACCGAAGTCCTGGATGAATTGAGGACTTACTAA
- a CDS encoding complex I 51 kDa subunit family protein, with translation MKDLKIITRHLNTANSADIDVYLADGGYQALKKALSMTPEEVIAEVKRSKLVGRGGAAFPTGLKWELTRKEKANPKYIVCNASEGEPGTFKDRLILKNDPHMVLEGFIIAAYAVGTSQGFIHAREVYTQEIELFQKAIDQATERGFLGQNIMGSNFSLDIQFYKSAGAYICGEETALFESLEGHRGIPATRPPYPVQVGLMDKPTTVNNVETLCNIPAIINNGADWFASIGHPDYPGTKLFCLSGNVKKPGVFELPLGTNLKDLLEAGGGVDGKFKAVLPGGISSSLLTETDISLDFKTLAKAGTMLGSGAVIVINSDTSMVNVASNVAHFFDEEGCGKCSICREGTRRAAEILSRFSRGQGNRNELEWLLELHEVMKDTASCGLGQVALNVAASAIRNFKGEFLAQVRKEEGVWLR, from the coding sequence ATGAAAGACTTGAAGATTATTACCCGCCATCTGAACACTGCCAATTCAGCGGATATTGATGTCTATCTGGCTGACGGCGGCTACCAGGCCCTCAAGAAAGCTTTGTCTATGACCCCGGAGGAAGTGATTGCCGAGGTCAAACGCTCAAAGCTGGTGGGTCGGGGAGGGGCGGCTTTTCCCACCGGGCTCAAGTGGGAGCTTACCCGCAAGGAAAAGGCCAACCCGAAATATATTGTCTGCAATGCCAGCGAGGGCGAACCGGGCACTTTTAAAGACCGGTTAATACTCAAAAATGACCCCCATATGGTGCTGGAAGGTTTTATTATTGCCGCTTATGCGGTAGGTACATCTCAGGGCTTTATTCACGCCCGCGAGGTTTATACCCAAGAAATAGAGCTTTTCCAAAAGGCCATAGACCAGGCAACCGAACGCGGTTTTCTGGGTCAGAATATCATGGGGAGCAATTTCTCGCTGGATATCCAGTTTTACAAAAGCGCCGGTGCGTACATCTGCGGTGAGGAAACCGCCCTGTTTGAGTCCCTTGAAGGGCACAGGGGCATTCCCGCCACTCGTCCGCCTTACCCGGTGCAGGTGGGGCTTATGGATAAACCCACCACCGTCAACAATGTTGAAACATTGTGCAATATTCCTGCCATTATAAATAACGGGGCAGACTGGTTTGCTTCAATCGGCCATCCGGACTATCCCGGTACCAAGCTCTTCTGCCTTTCCGGCAACGTGAAAAAGCCGGGTGTTTTTGAATTGCCACTGGGGACTAACCTTAAGGACTTGCTTGAGGCCGGGGGGGGCGTAGACGGTAAGTTCAAAGCGGTTTTACCGGGTGGCATATCTTCCAGTCTGCTTACCGAAACGGATATCAGTCTGGATTTCAAGACTCTGGCCAAGGCCGGTACTATGCTGGGTTCAGGTGCGGTTATTGTGATAAACTCTGATACCAGCATGGTAAATGTAGCGTCCAATGTCGCCCACTTCTTTGATGAAGAGGGTTGCGGCAAGTGTTCTATTTGCCGCGAAGGTACCCGCCGGGCGGCTGAAATCCTGAGCCGTTTTTCCCGCGGGCAGGGTAACCGCAACGAACTGGAGTGGTTACTGGAACTGCATGAGGTAATGAAAGACACCGCTTCCTGCGGTTTGGGACAGGTAGCCTTGAATGTGGCTGCCAGTGCCATACGTAACTTCAAGGGTGAATTCTTGGCGCAGGTGCGTAAGGAGGAAGGCGTATGGTTACGCTAA
- a CDS encoding NADH-dependent [FeFe] hydrogenase, group A6, whose translation MVTLNIDNKQVTVPEGATILQAAKEANINIPHLCYFEGLKSYSGCRVCVVEIEGEPRLATSCSRKVAEGMKVNTHSARVRRARRTILEILLANHPQDCFNCERNQNCDLLRLAFECGVKKLRFEESEKRVLPIDNTSPSIIRDPNKCIACGRCVRVCHDIQTVNAIGFINKGPDTMVATSMDRGMGNVACANCGQCILVCPVGAIKERSAVDAVWAAIADPAKHVVVQEAPSIRVSLGEELGLPAGTLVAKKMYAALRRLGFDAVFDTNFTADLTILEEGSELVERVKEGGVLPQITSCCPGWVKFMEHYYPELAPNVSSAKSPQQMFGAVCKTYYAEKAGIDPKTIVNVSVMPCTAKKFECQRPEMNDSGFKDVDYVLTTRELARMIKEAGLDFVSLDEEPAEDLLGLYTGAATIFGATGGVMEAAIRSAYMLITGRELENLDIEPVRGLEGVKTATLNVDGLELKVAVAHGLGNARALLEEIKEGTSPYHFIEIMACPGGCVGGGGQPIRFDSSLKKKRGEALYEEDRNMPKRCSHHNPSIAKIYADYLEKPLGKRSHKLLHTEYTSRPVV comes from the coding sequence ATGGTTACGCTAAATATTGACAATAAGCAGGTAACCGTACCTGAGGGTGCGACTATTTTGCAGGCCGCCAAAGAGGCCAATATCAATATCCCCCACCTGTGTTATTTTGAAGGCCTGAAAAGTTATAGCGGTTGCCGGGTATGTGTAGTGGAAATAGAGGGTGAACCCCGTCTGGCTACATCCTGCTCACGCAAGGTAGCCGAAGGCATGAAGGTGAATACCCATTCTGCCAGAGTCCGCCGCGCCCGGCGCACCATACTTGAAATCCTGCTGGCAAATCACCCGCAGGACTGTTTCAACTGTGAACGCAACCAGAACTGTGATTTGTTGCGTCTGGCATTTGAATGCGGAGTTAAAAAGCTGCGCTTTGAAGAAAGCGAAAAACGGGTATTGCCTATAGATAATACCAGCCCCAGCATTATCCGTGACCCCAATAAATGTATTGCCTGCGGACGCTGTGTCCGCGTCTGCCACGATATACAAACAGTAAATGCCATCGGTTTTATAAATAAAGGCCCTGATACTATGGTGGCAACCTCCATGGACAGGGGCATGGGCAATGTGGCCTGTGCCAACTGCGGCCAGTGCATACTGGTTTGCCCGGTGGGTGCTATCAAGGAACGCTCGGCGGTAGATGCTGTCTGGGCGGCCATAGCAGACCCCGCCAAGCATGTAGTTGTTCAGGAAGCCCCTTCAATCAGAGTTTCTCTGGGTGAAGAGCTTGGCTTGCCTGCCGGCACATTGGTTGCCAAAAAGATGTATGCCGCTTTAAGGCGTCTGGGTTTTGATGCCGTATTTGATACCAATTTCACCGCTGACCTGACCATTTTGGAAGAGGGTTCGGAACTGGTGGAACGGGTTAAGGAGGGGGGAGTGCTTCCCCAGATAACCTCCTGCTGCCCGGGCTGGGTCAAGTTTATGGAACACTATTATCCTGAGCTTGCTCCCAATGTTTCCTCCGCCAAATCCCCCCAGCAGATGTTCGGGGCTGTTTGCAAGACCTATTATGCGGAAAAGGCAGGCATAGACCCCAAGACTATTGTCAATGTTTCGGTCATGCCTTGTACTGCCAAGAAGTTTGAGTGCCAGCGTCCTGAAATGAATGACAGCGGTTTTAAAGACGTGGATTATGTTTTGACTACCCGCGAACTTGCCCGCATGATAAAAGAGGCCGGTCTGGATTTTGTTTCACTGGATGAAGAACCTGCCGAAGACTTGCTGGGTCTTTATACCGGTGCGGCTACCATCTTCGGGGCTACCGGTGGCGTTATGGAAGCGGCTATCCGCAGTGCCTATATGCTGATAACCGGACGCGAACTGGAAAATCTGGATATAGAACCGGTACGCGGGCTGGAGGGTGTCAAGACGGCTACTTTGAATGTAGACGGGTTGGAACTGAAGGTAGCGGTAGCTCACGGTCTGGGTAATGCTAGAGCTTTGCTTGAAGAGATAAAAGAGGGAACTTCACCCTATCACTTTATAGAAATTATGGCTTGCCCCGGCGGTTGTGTCGGCGGTGGCGGCCAACCCATACGCTTTGATTCCAGTCTGAAGAAAAAACGCGGTGAAGCCCTTTACGAAGAAGACAGGAATATGCCCAAGCGGTGTTCCCACCATAACCCGTCAATAGCGAAAATATATGCTGACTATCTGGAGAAACCACTTGGCAAGCGTTCTCATAAACTGTTGCATACCGAATATACTAGTCGCCCGGTAGTTTAA
- a CDS encoding alpha/beta hydrolase, which yields MRFTEGHFKGCQEYNCYYQALLPNGSPKAIVLVVHGLGEHSGRYSELAHYLADRSYAVYAYDHFGHGKTDGKAGYVSSYDVYIYDLISAFSMVQAKHPTSKIFIFGHSMGGLITAAYASKNQYDAAGLIFSSIALKPNTGMPGVINQLIKPLSKIAPMLGVRKINASTISHNKDVVKAYNEDPLVLHHRMSAQMAAEFLRICQDLPDFLKNISLPSLIIHGEEDHLVNIKGSRELVQRIRSKDKTLITYPGMYHEVLNEPDCPQVWNDLFFWLENHI from the coding sequence ATGAGGTTCACTGAAGGGCATTTCAAAGGCTGTCAGGAATACAATTGTTACTATCAGGCTTTACTGCCAAACGGCAGTCCCAAGGCAATTGTGCTGGTAGTTCACGGTCTGGGTGAACATTCAGGCCGTTACAGTGAACTGGCCCATTATCTGGCAGACAGAAGTTATGCCGTTTATGCTTATGATCATTTCGGCCATGGCAAAACAGACGGCAAAGCCGGTTATGTATCCAGTTACGATGTATATATTTATGACCTTATCAGCGCCTTCAGTATGGTGCAGGCCAAGCACCCTACCTCTAAAATATTCATCTTTGGCCACAGCATGGGCGGCCTGATTACCGCAGCCTATGCCAGCAAGAACCAGTATGATGCCGCCGGGCTTATCTTCTCCAGCATTGCCCTAAAGCCGAATACCGGCATGCCGGGCGTTATTAACCAGCTTATTAAACCCCTGTCCAAAATTGCACCGATGCTGGGAGTACGTAAGATTAACGCATCCACTATCAGCCATAACAAAGATGTAGTCAAAGCTTACAATGAAGACCCTCTGGTGCTTCACCACCGTATGAGTGCCCAAATGGCGGCCGAATTTCTGCGCATTTGCCAAGACCTGCCCGATTTTCTGAAGAATATCAGTCTGCCCAGCCTGATTATTCACGGCGAGGAAGACCATCTGGTAAATATAAAAGGCAGCCGTGAGCTGGTCCAACGGATAAGGTCTAAAGATAAAACCCTGATAACTTACCCCGGTATGTACCATGAGGTATTGAACGAACCTGACTGCCCGCAGGTCTGGAATGACCTGTTTTTCTGGCTTGAAAATCATATCTGA
- a CDS encoding DUF5661 family protein, with the protein MSKKSFSTKEAMAVAKTLGITFKNYDIEQFRMGMDVELEHGTRDPHTNVTSDDPVMTGKIALAHLNEIEDYYTRLAKMEAEAGVED; encoded by the coding sequence GTGTCTAAGAAAAGTTTTTCAACCAAAGAAGCTATGGCAGTAGCTAAAACACTTGGCATTACCTTTAAGAATTATGATATAGAACAGTTCCGCATGGGCATGGACGTAGAGCTGGAACATGGTACCAGAGACCCTCATACCAATGTCACTAGTGATGACCCGGTAATGACCGGAAAAATAGCTCTGGCTCACTTGAATGAAATAGAAGATTACTATACCCGCCTGGCTAAAATGGAAGCAGAAGCAGGAGTAGAAGACTAA